The following proteins come from a genomic window of Nicotiana tomentosiformis chromosome 12, ASM39032v3, whole genome shotgun sequence:
- the LOC138902945 gene encoding uncharacterized protein, translated as MIFAKSQEQSQGSYRPQYFGRPPRPPLPQLQGYRYDRYTQSGTGRESQSSAGRGRGRGRGSSSGGNQNGIYDLAGRQEQESSPDVVTNSGSTLSYITPFVAGKFGIVSEILCDPFAVSTPVGEPIIATRVYQGLVRKYADVFPDELPGSPPEREIDFSIDLLRGTQLLSIHPYRMTHVELKELKEQLKDLLEKGFIPFLDLFMVVFIDDILLVVFLGHIVSDEDIKVDTQKIEAVKSWPRSTTPTEVRSFLGLAGYYQRFVEGFSSLLEPLTKLTQKATKFQWTKACEWSFQELKNRLTSAPILTLPEGLEVYVVYCDTSGVGLGCVLMQHGKLPAGEDSAPEARRANADYRDPDVDIGGDKHGLCHSYHYSIQMDPYEALYGRKCRSHIGWFGVGESGLQVPELVQQAVEKVKLIQERLLTA; from the exons ATGATATTTGCCAAGTCTCaagagcagtctcagggtagttataggccccagtatttcggacggccacctaggcctccactgcctcagttacagggttacaggtatgaccgttatactcagtcaggaacag ggcgcgagtctcagtcgtCGGCTGGTAGAGgacgaggcagaggtagaggttccagttcaggtggtaatcaaaATGGTATCTATgatttagcgggtcgacaggagcaggagtcttcaccagatgttgtgacaa attcaggatctactttatcgtatattaccccatttgttgcggggaagtttggtatagtgtcTGAAATACTATGTGATCCTTTTgcagtatctacaccggtcggagaaccAATTATTGCTACACGAGTTTACCAAGGCT TAGTCAGAAAGTacgcagatgtgtttccagatgagcttccaggtagtcctccagagcgagagattgattttagcatcgatttgcttcgtGGAACTCAACTATTATCCATCCATCCGTATAGAATGACACATGtcgaattgaaagagttgaaggagcagttaaaagatttgctcgagaaaggtttcatcccatttttagatctgttcatggtagtatttattgatgatattctg cTTGTagtattcttggggcatattgtatccgatgaagatataaaggtagacactcagaagatagAGGCCGTGAAATCATGGCCTAGatctaccactccgacagaggttcgtagctttttaGGCTTAGCAGGCTACTACCAGAGGTTCGTAGAGGGGTTTTCTTCCCTTTTGGAACCATTGACAAAGCTGACtcagaaagcaactaagtttcagtggacaaaGGCTTGCGagtggagtttccaagagcttaagaataggttgacctcagcgccaattctaacacttccagagggtctagaggtttatgtcgtgtattgtgatacctcaggtgttgggttaggatgtgtcttgatgcaacatggaaag ttgccagcaggtgaagatagcgcaccagaagcccggagggctaatgcggactatagagatcccgacgtggATATAGGAggtgataaacatggactttgtcacaG CTACCACTACAGTATCCAGATggatccgtatgaggctttgtatgggcgtaagtgcagatctcatATAGGGTGGTTTggtgttggagaatctgggttacaagTGCCAGAGTtggttcagcaggccgtagagaaagtaaagcttatccaggAGCGATTGTTGACAGCTTAG
- the LOC104103131 gene encoding small ribosomal subunit protein uS7-like isoform X2, producing MDAGVVAAPVDASAENKVHSDVMLFNRWTYDDVQINDISVEDYITATASKHPVYMPHTAGRYQAKRFRKAQCPIVERLTNSLMMHGRNNGKKLMAVRIIKHAMEIIHLLTDQNPIQVIVDAVINSGPREDATRIGSAGVVRRQAVDISPLRRVNQAIYLLTTGARESAFRNIKTIAECLADELINAAKGSSNSSRKKQPQ from the exons ATGGACGCAGGTGTAGTGGCTGCCCCAGTAGATGCAAGCGCAGAGAATAAGGTTCACAGTGATGTTATGCTTTTCAATCGCTGGACCTACGACGATGTCCAG ATCAATGACATCTCTGTTGAGGATTACATCACAGCAACTGCTTCCAAGCATCCAGTTTACATGCCGCACACAGCTGGCAGATACCAGGCTAAGCGTTTCAGGAAGGCCCAGTGCCCAATTGTTGAGAGGCTCACCAACTCTCTGATGATGCATGGACGGAACAACGGAAAGAAGCTAATGGCTGTCCGTATCATCAAGCATGCAATGGAGATCATTCATTTGTTGACTGACCAGAACCCAATTCAAGTCATTGTTGATGCCGTCATTAACAG TGGGCCAAGGGAAGATGCAACTCGTATTGGTTCAGCTGGTGTTGTGAGGCGTCAGGCTGTTGATATTTCTCCACTTCGCCGTGTTAACCAGGCGATTTATTTGCTGACAACTGGTGCACGCGAGAGTGCTTTCAGGAACATCAAGACCATAGCTGAGTGCCTTGCAGATGAACTCATAAATGCTGCCAAGGGTTCTTCAAACAG CAGCAGAAAGAAGCAACCGCAGTGA
- the LOC104103131 gene encoding small ribosomal subunit protein uS7-like isoform X1, with product MDAGVVAAPVDASAENKVHSDVMLFNRWTYDDVQINDISVEDYITATASKHPVYMPHTAGRYQAKRFRKAQCPIVERLTNSLMMHGRNNGKKLMAVRIIKHAMEIIHLLTDQNPIQVIVDAVINSGPREDATRIGSAGVVRRQAVDISPLRRVNQAIYLLTTGARESAFRNIKTIAECLADELINAAKGSSNSYAIKKKDEIERVAKANR from the exons ATGGACGCAGGTGTAGTGGCTGCCCCAGTAGATGCAAGCGCAGAGAATAAGGTTCACAGTGATGTTATGCTTTTCAATCGCTGGACCTACGACGATGTCCAG ATCAATGACATCTCTGTTGAGGATTACATCACAGCAACTGCTTCCAAGCATCCAGTTTACATGCCGCACACAGCTGGCAGATACCAGGCTAAGCGTTTCAGGAAGGCCCAGTGCCCAATTGTTGAGAGGCTCACCAACTCTCTGATGATGCATGGACGGAACAACGGAAAGAAGCTAATGGCTGTCCGTATCATCAAGCATGCAATGGAGATCATTCATTTGTTGACTGACCAGAACCCAATTCAAGTCATTGTTGATGCCGTCATTAACAG TGGGCCAAGGGAAGATGCAACTCGTATTGGTTCAGCTGGTGTTGTGAGGCGTCAGGCTGTTGATATTTCTCCACTTCGCCGTGTTAACCAGGCGATTTATTTGCTGACAACTGGTGCACGCGAGAGTGCTTTCAGGAACATCAAGACCATAGCTGAGTGCCTTGCAGATGAACTCATAAATGCTGCCAAGGGTTCTTCAAACAG CTATGCCATTAAAAAGAAAGATGAGATTGAGAGGGTTGCCAAGGCCAACCGTTGA